A genomic segment from bacterium HR17 encodes:
- the livH gene encoding High-affinity branched-chain amino acid transport system permease protein LivH, which translates to MDGTQWLQLFVLGIALGSIYALIALGYSMVYGVLRLINFAHGDIIMVGAFVGYFVAKAPVVETLPLPLRFAIVFAAAMLACAALGVTIERCAYRPIRHQPRLTALITAIGVSLFLEYGGQVILGATPRQDLPAWLTAQTPLLRLGAVQLTDKQLLVLGGSLALLALMRFIVFNTLLGKAMRAIAQDITAAYLVGINVNRVIAMTFAIGSALAAAAGVMLAMSYPKIDPLMGLMPGIKAFVAAVLGGIGDLPGAVLGGFVLGLAETFVGYFASGLRDAVAFAVLILILLFKPTGLLGKGMVEKV; encoded by the coding sequence ATGGACGGGACGCAATGGTTGCAACTGTTCGTGTTGGGTATTGCCTTGGGCAGCATCTACGCGCTGATCGCGCTGGGTTACTCAATGGTCTACGGCGTGCTGCGGCTCATCAACTTCGCCCACGGCGACATCATCATGGTCGGCGCGTTCGTCGGCTACTTCGTCGCCAAAGCGCCCGTCGTGGAAACGCTACCGTTGCCGCTGCGGTTTGCTATCGTCTTCGCCGCGGCGATGCTGGCGTGCGCGGCGCTGGGCGTGACGATTGAGCGTTGCGCTTATCGCCCCATCCGCCACCAACCCCGCTTGACAGCCCTTATCACCGCTATCGGTGTTTCCCTTTTTTTGGAGTATGGCGGGCAAGTCATCTTGGGCGCGACGCCTCGGCAAGATCTGCCCGCATGGCTGACGGCACAAACGCCCCTCTTGCGCTTGGGGGCTGTGCAACTTACTGACAAGCAGTTGCTCGTCCTCGGCGGTTCGTTGGCGTTACTGGCGTTGATGCGGTTCATCGTGTTCAACACATTGCTGGGCAAAGCGATGCGGGCGATCGCTCAGGACATCACAGCGGCTTACCTCGTTGGGATCAATGTCAACCGCGTTATCGCCATGACTTTTGCGATAGGTTCGGCGCTGGCGGCGGCAGCGGGCGTGATGTTGGCGATGAGTTATCCCAAAATTGACCCGCTGATGGGGCTGATGCCGGGCATCAAAGCCTTTGTCGCAGCGGTGCTGGGTGGCATCGGCGATTTGCCCGGCGCGGTGTTGGGCGGGTTCGTGTTGGGCTTGGCGGAGACTTTTGTGGGCTACTTTGCCTCGGGACTGCGCGACGCCGTCGCGTTTGCCGTCCTCATCCTCATCCTGCTGTTCAAGCCGACAGGCTTGCTGGGCAAAGGGATGGTGGAGAAGGTGTGA
- the lptB_1 gene encoding Lipopolysaccharide export system ATP-binding protein LptB has protein sequence MRTSKLTLAALAVGVSLWLLDRIFVAWLDPYAFYLLRLVGINVMLAVSLNLIMGFTGQFSLGHAGFMAVGAYTAAATSKWLVAQMPAAVQQPAVQPFIFLAMTLLGGTVAAIAGLIVGLPTLRLRGDYLAIATLGFGEIIRVMFVNLEVVGGARGLTDIPALGEVPFASHFLWVALWAAATVWVIYRLVRCTRGIAFQCIREDELAAACVGINTTYYKVLAFVIGAFFAGVAGALFAHDPSQRYINPDTFKFMKSIEAVVMVIVGGMGSLTGSVFAAGVLTALPELLRSIGEYRMVLYALLLIVMMLVRPQGLLGSWELTWRRRREMPLEPLPAKAPRASAGSDAVLLQLRNCTMQFGGLVAVRDFHLQLRDGELVGLIGPNGAGKTTVFNIITGVYQPTAGEIWLGGVRLNGQPPHRIAQMGIARTFQNIRLFKELSVLDNVRAAFVHQAGYSFWAAVLALPHQEARERAIEQRCAALLHLFGLHERMHEKAKNLPYGDQRRLEIVRALALSPKVLLLDEPAAGMNPAETQGLMHLIKHLNEAWGLTILLIEHDMRVVMGICQRVIVMDFGEIISEGSPEQIRRDPKVIAAYLGEPLEVEAPADTEPSSGRM, from the coding sequence GTGAGGACAAGCAAGTTGACGCTCGCTGCCCTCGCAGTGGGGGTGTCCCTTTGGCTACTGGACCGCATTTTTGTGGCGTGGTTGGACCCCTACGCCTTCTATCTGCTGCGGTTGGTCGGCATCAATGTGATGCTGGCAGTCAGCCTCAACCTCATCATGGGCTTTACAGGACAATTCTCGTTGGGGCACGCTGGCTTCATGGCGGTCGGCGCTTACACCGCTGCTGCGACCAGCAAATGGCTTGTCGCTCAGATGCCTGCTGCTGTCCAGCAACCCGCTGTGCAACCTTTCATCTTTTTGGCGATGACGCTGTTGGGCGGCACCGTCGCAGCTATCGCAGGGCTAATCGTCGGTTTGCCGACGCTGCGATTGCGTGGCGACTATTTGGCGATCGCGACTTTGGGCTTCGGGGAGATCATTCGGGTCATGTTTGTCAACTTGGAGGTTGTCGGCGGGGCACGGGGCTTGACGGACATCCCCGCTTTGGGCGAGGTGCCTTTTGCCAGCCACTTCCTTTGGGTCGCCCTTTGGGCGGCAGCGACCGTTTGGGTCATTTACCGCCTCGTCCGCTGCACGCGGGGCATCGCTTTCCAATGCATCCGCGAAGACGAACTGGCTGCCGCGTGCGTCGGCATCAACACGACCTACTACAAGGTGCTGGCGTTTGTCATCGGGGCATTTTTTGCGGGCGTCGCGGGCGCGCTGTTTGCCCACGACCCCAGCCAGCGCTATATCAACCCCGACACTTTCAAGTTTATGAAGTCCATTGAAGCCGTCGTCATGGTCATCGTCGGCGGCATGGGGAGCCTGACGGGCTCGGTCTTCGCAGCGGGCGTTTTGACAGCCTTGCCTGAACTGCTCCGTTCCATCGGCGAATACCGCATGGTGCTTTACGCCCTTCTGCTCATCGTCATGATGTTGGTGCGCCCGCAAGGGTTATTGGGCAGTTGGGAGTTGACCTGGCGTCGTCGCAGAGAAATGCCCCTTGAACCTCTGCCCGCCAAAGCGCCGAGAGCGTCGGCGGGCAGCGACGCTGTCCTCCTGCAGTTGCGCAATTGCACGATGCAGTTCGGCGGTTTAGTGGCGGTGCGCGATTTTCACCTGCAATTGCGGGACGGCGAGTTGGTGGGGCTCATCGGTCCAAACGGTGCGGGCAAAACGACGGTGTTCAACATCATCACGGGCGTTTACCAGCCGACAGCAGGTGAAATTTGGTTGGGCGGCGTGCGGCTGAACGGACAACCGCCGCACCGCATCGCCCAGATGGGCATCGCCCGCACCTTCCAAAACATCCGCCTGTTCAAGGAATTGAGCGTGCTGGACAATGTGCGGGCAGCGTTCGTCCACCAAGCAGGCTACTCCTTCTGGGCAGCTGTGTTGGCGCTGCCACATCAGGAAGCGCGGGAGCGCGCCATTGAACAACGGTGTGCGGCGTTGCTGCACCTGTTTGGGTTGCACGAACGGATGCACGAGAAGGCGAAAAATTTGCCCTACGGTGACCAGCGACGGTTGGAAATCGTGCGGGCGCTGGCACTCTCGCCCAAAGTGTTGCTGTTGGACGAACCGGCAGCAGGCATGAACCCCGCCGAAACGCAAGGGCTGATGCACCTTATCAAGCACCTCAACGAAGCGTGGGGGTTGACTATCCTGCTCATTGAACACGACATGCGTGTCGTCATGGGCATTTGCCAGCGGGTCATCGTCATGGACTTTGGCGAAATCATCTCTGAAGGGTCGCCCGAACAAATTCGCCGCGACCCGAAAGTCATCGCCGCCTATTTGGGCGAACCGCTGGAAGTGGAAGCCCCTGCCGACACCGAACCGTCGTCGGGACGCATGTGA
- the livF gene encoding High-affinity branched-chain amino acid transport ATP-binding protein LivF has product MKSVRLVCKGGEHADMLLRVESVEVFYGVIQALYGVSLEVAAGEIVTLIGANGAGKTTTLLTIAGLLRPARGRILFDGRDITHLPPHERVALGIAQVPEGRRVFANLTVLENLELGAYLRKDKDGVRRDLDWVFNIFPRLAERKNQLAGTLSGGEQQMLAIGRALLAAPRLLLMDEPSLGLSPVLVQEIFRVIRTIRERGVTILLVEQNAHMALRTADRGYVLETGRIVLHGRAGELLANEAVRKAYLGE; this is encoded by the coding sequence GTGAAAAGCGTCCGCTTGGTTTGCAAGGGCGGTGAACACGCCGATATGTTGTTGCGCGTTGAAAGCGTGGAGGTGTTTTACGGCGTCATTCAAGCGCTGTACGGCGTCAGTCTGGAAGTGGCGGCTGGCGAGATCGTGACGCTCATCGGCGCCAACGGCGCGGGCAAAACGACGACGCTGCTGACCATCGCCGGGTTGCTCCGTCCCGCACGCGGGCGCATCCTGTTTGACGGGCGCGACATCACCCATCTGCCACCCCACGAGCGCGTCGCGTTGGGCATCGCGCAAGTGCCCGAAGGACGGCGCGTTTTCGCCAACTTGACCGTGCTGGAGAACTTGGAACTGGGGGCTTATTTGCGCAAGGACAAAGACGGCGTGCGGCGCGATTTGGATTGGGTCTTCAATATCTTCCCGCGCCTTGCCGAACGCAAAAACCAATTGGCGGGCACGCTCAGCGGGGGCGAGCAGCAAATGCTGGCAATCGGGCGGGCGCTATTGGCGGCGCCGCGTTTGTTGCTGATGGACGAACCGTCGCTGGGGCTGTCACCCGTGCTGGTGCAGGAAATTTTCCGCGTCATCCGCACCATCCGCGAGCGGGGCGTGACGATTTTGCTGGTAGAGCAAAACGCCCACATGGCGTTGCGCACCGCCGACCGAGGTTATGTGCTGGAGACAGGGCGCATCGTCTTGCACGGGCGCGCCGGTGAGTTGCTCGCCAACGAAGCCGTCCGCAAAGCCTACCTGGGCGAATGA